One Kribbella sp. NBC_00662 genomic region harbors:
- a CDS encoding aminoglycoside phosphotransferase family protein codes for MTDFHEDGRAGIDAELVRRLIAQQFPQWADLPVTPVKVDGWDNRTYRLGTDLTARLPTASAYVPAVDKEHRWLPVLAPYLPVEIPTAIAKGAPGEGYPHPWAIRRWIDGRTASTETVTDLPAFAEAIADFIHALQGIDATGGPLAGEHSFYRGATLQHYHDETVEALAVLKDRIDADLAGEVWDAALASTWDRPPVWFHGDIAQGNLLVHEGRLSAVIDFGTSGVGDPACDLVIAYTFFSGPSREAFRSAVAQDAGMWARARGWALWKALITSDLSVVQTVLDDHVTQTR; via the coding sequence GTGACGGATTTTCACGAAGACGGCCGGGCCGGAATCGACGCCGAGCTGGTACGCCGACTGATCGCGCAGCAGTTCCCGCAGTGGGCCGACCTTCCGGTGACCCCGGTCAAGGTCGACGGCTGGGACAACCGGACGTACCGGCTGGGCACCGATCTGACCGCGCGTCTGCCCACGGCCTCGGCGTACGTGCCGGCCGTGGACAAGGAGCATCGGTGGTTGCCGGTGCTCGCGCCGTACCTGCCGGTCGAGATCCCGACCGCGATTGCCAAGGGCGCCCCGGGCGAGGGCTATCCGCATCCGTGGGCGATCCGGCGCTGGATCGACGGCCGGACCGCATCGACCGAAACCGTGACCGACCTGCCTGCCTTCGCGGAGGCGATCGCGGACTTCATCCACGCTCTGCAGGGCATCGACGCCACCGGCGGACCGCTGGCCGGCGAGCACAGCTTCTATCGCGGCGCCACGCTGCAGCACTACCACGACGAGACGGTCGAGGCTCTCGCCGTACTCAAGGACCGGATCGACGCGGACCTCGCGGGCGAGGTGTGGGACGCCGCTCTGGCGTCGACGTGGGACCGGCCGCCGGTGTGGTTCCACGGCGATATCGCCCAAGGGAACCTGCTCGTGCACGAGGGTCGCCTGTCGGCCGTCATCGACTTCGGTACGTCGGGCGTCGGCGATCCGGCCTGCGATCTGGTGATCGCCTACACGTTCTTCTCCGGCCCGTCCCGCGAGGCTTTCCGCTCGGCGGTCGCCCAGGACGCCGGGATGTGGGCACGTGCCCGCGGCTGGGCGCTCTGGAAGGCCCTGATCACCTCGGACCTGTCGGTGGTGCAGACCGTCCTGGACGACCACGTCACACAAACGCGCTGA
- a CDS encoding helix-turn-helix transcriptional regulator: MAQYSADVDGVFVALADPTRRSVIRRLGRGPTSVGELAADFPITLPSFMKHVRTLESNGLIRTVKVGRVRTCVLNRERLALVDDWLAEQRRIWTDRTDRLERLVTESQEEES, translated from the coding sequence ATGGCACAGTATTCGGCTGACGTGGACGGTGTGTTCGTCGCGCTCGCTGATCCGACCCGGCGCAGTGTGATCCGGCGGCTCGGGCGTGGGCCGACCAGTGTGGGGGAGCTCGCGGCCGACTTCCCGATCACGCTGCCGTCGTTCATGAAGCACGTCCGGACGCTCGAGTCGAACGGGCTGATCCGCACGGTCAAGGTCGGTCGGGTGCGGACCTGTGTGCTGAATCGCGAGCGGCTGGCGCTCGTCGACGACTGGCTCGCCGAGCAGCGCCGGATCTGGACCGATCGCACCGATCGGCTGGAACGCCTCGTCACGGAATCCCAGGAGGAAGAGTCATGA
- a CDS encoding dihydrofolate reductase family protein gives MKLVLTEFVTLDGVSQGPGSPTEDTSDGFTRGGWLVPFIDQAFVQQTSDWLERADGLLLGRRTYEAFARDWPQITDPDDPFTHRMNSLPKYVVSRTLSEGEWQPTTVLSDFEGVEELKARPGRELQVHGSARLGNALLGAGLVDLVRLVVAPTVIGAGRRLFDQPGETAGLKLTKYDATPSGLLLLEYETVGVARVGEYEGVSAFV, from the coding sequence ATGAAGCTCGTGCTGACGGAGTTCGTCACGCTGGACGGGGTGAGCCAGGGGCCGGGGTCGCCGACCGAAGACACCAGTGACGGGTTCACGCGCGGTGGGTGGTTGGTGCCGTTCATCGACCAGGCGTTCGTCCAGCAGACGTCTGACTGGTTGGAGCGAGCAGACGGGTTGCTGCTGGGGCGGCGGACCTATGAGGCGTTCGCCCGGGACTGGCCGCAGATCACCGACCCGGATGATCCCTTCACGCACAGGATGAACTCGCTGCCGAAGTACGTCGTGAGTCGGACGCTGAGCGAAGGTGAGTGGCAGCCGACGACTGTGCTGAGCGACTTCGAAGGCGTTGAAGAGCTGAAGGCCCGGCCGGGTCGTGAGCTGCAGGTGCACGGGAGTGCGCGGTTGGGGAATGCGCTCCTTGGGGCCGGGCTGGTGGACCTGGTGCGATTGGTGGTCGCGCCAACGGTCATCGGAGCCGGCAGGCGGTTGTTCGACCAGCCAGGTGAGACGGCCGGGCTGAAGCTGACGAAGTACGATGCGACGCCGAGCGGGCTGCTGTTGCTCGAGTACGAGACCGTCGGCGTCGCGCGGGTGGGGGAGTACGAAGGCGTCAGCGCGTTTGTGTGA
- a CDS encoding FAD-dependent oxidoreductase: MKVLVIGGGTGGLALAHGLKRAGIGVTVFERDAVRTDGLHGYRVGIDPDGSRALHALLPKDLYDTFVATKARDPKYFNMLTEDFKEVLSMEIPASTDPVESEKSISRMTLRQVLLTGLDDVVEFGKEFTHFEQHGDQVTAYFADGTSATGDLLVAADGSGSRVRRQYLPQARTEETGIVAIAGKLPITEESAKLVPPKVFEGISIVTAPRGFACILHVMEFQWDRDGHVKRGIGGNTEELIRRWPGLQFDNTRDYINWGLSATKDKLPANIMQLSGAELVKVALDATPGWHPNLRRLFELTDPGTCFPVNIWTSVPLEPWKTTNVTLLGDAIHTMTPGRGVGANTALRDAVNLCRALMDVRDGRRELIAAVHDYEAKMIEYGFDAVIKSRAQMTSADPVHKPVVGRVALAGMRTAMRTVNHLPPVKRRMRDSMLAYRGADRDELTLEITPRPVAR; the protein is encoded by the coding sequence ATGAAGGTATTGGTGATCGGTGGCGGGACCGGCGGCCTGGCCCTGGCGCACGGCCTGAAGCGAGCCGGGATCGGCGTGACCGTGTTCGAGCGGGACGCGGTGCGGACCGACGGTCTGCACGGTTACCGGGTAGGGATCGACCCGGACGGCAGTCGCGCGCTGCATGCGCTGCTGCCGAAGGACCTGTACGACACGTTCGTGGCCACGAAGGCGCGCGATCCGAAGTACTTCAACATGCTCACCGAGGACTTCAAGGAGGTCCTGTCGATGGAGATCCCGGCATCGACGGATCCGGTCGAGAGTGAGAAGTCGATCAGCCGGATGACGCTTCGCCAGGTGCTGCTCACCGGGCTCGACGACGTCGTCGAGTTCGGCAAGGAGTTCACCCACTTCGAGCAGCACGGCGACCAGGTCACGGCGTACTTCGCCGACGGCACGAGCGCCACCGGTGACCTGCTCGTCGCCGCTGACGGGTCAGGATCGCGGGTGCGGCGTCAGTACCTGCCGCAGGCGAGGACCGAGGAGACCGGGATCGTCGCGATCGCGGGCAAGCTGCCGATCACCGAGGAGAGCGCGAAGCTGGTGCCGCCGAAGGTCTTCGAAGGCATCTCGATCGTGACCGCGCCGCGCGGATTCGCCTGCATCCTGCACGTGATGGAGTTCCAGTGGGACCGCGACGGCCACGTGAAGCGCGGGATCGGCGGCAACACCGAGGAGCTCATCCGGCGCTGGCCGGGCCTGCAGTTCGACAACACGCGTGACTACATCAACTGGGGTCTGTCCGCGACGAAGGACAAGCTGCCGGCGAACATCATGCAGCTGAGCGGCGCGGAGCTCGTCAAGGTCGCCCTCGACGCCACCCCGGGCTGGCACCCGAACCTGCGCCGGCTGTTCGAGCTGACCGATCCGGGCACGTGCTTCCCGGTGAACATCTGGACGTCGGTCCCGCTTGAGCCGTGGAAGACGACCAACGTCACGCTGCTGGGTGATGCGATTCACACCATGACGCCGGGCCGCGGTGTCGGCGCGAACACCGCGCTCCGCGATGCGGTGAACCTGTGCCGCGCACTGATGGACGTACGCGACGGTCGCCGGGAGTTGATCGCCGCGGTGCATGACTACGAGGCGAAGATGATCGAGTACGGCTTCGACGCCGTGATCAAGTCGCGGGCGCAGATGACGTCCGCCGACCCGGTGCACAAGCCCGTGGTCGGCCGGGTTGCGTTGGCCGGCATGCGGACGGCGATGCGGACCGTCAACCACCTGCCGCCGGTCAAGCGCCGGATGCGCGACTCGATGCTCGCC
- a CDS encoding single-stranded DNA-binding protein — protein MSVGDTYVTVQGWVGSGPDFKEVGQQPHATFRVGSTPRQFDKTSQRFVDKPTTWFTVDCWRILAQNAFESIRTGQPVIVTGRLRTHEWTNEAGEQVSRVILEAFSVGHDLSRGTATFTKNAPRADAAFDSPALAPHPAPAETTATPYPADEYPVAPLPLSAEAA, from the coding sequence ATGAGCGTCGGCGACACGTACGTGACAGTTCAGGGCTGGGTCGGCAGCGGCCCCGACTTCAAGGAGGTCGGGCAGCAACCGCACGCCACCTTCCGAGTCGGCTCGACCCCACGCCAGTTCGACAAGACAAGCCAGCGGTTCGTCGACAAACCGACGACCTGGTTCACCGTGGACTGCTGGCGAATCCTGGCGCAGAACGCATTCGAATCGATCCGCACCGGCCAGCCCGTCATCGTCACCGGCCGGCTTCGCACCCACGAGTGGACCAACGAGGCGGGCGAGCAGGTCAGCAGGGTGATCCTCGAAGCGTTCTCCGTCGGCCACGACCTCAGCCGAGGTACGGCGACCTTCACCAAGAACGCTCCTCGCGCCGACGCCGCGTTCGACAGCCCCGCGCTCGCTCCACACCCCGCGCCGGCCGAGACCACTGCGACGCCCTACCCCGCCGACGAGTACCCGGTCGCACCGCTCCCCTTGTCGGCGGAGGCGGCATGA
- a CDS encoding SRPBCC family protein, with protein MIDILEHINAVQREVSRTGETATVLMRRSYQAEPAEVWDALTDPDRMKRWFMPVSGNLEVGGSFQLEGNAGGEILECEPPKRFKVTFGGPNSLLELRLLPGAHASTELELEHSMSEAPAPGGAGALWVGPGWDGGLLGLALYVTGELPADTDPAEMANSAEVISYNEQSVRAWIEAIRASGTTTEEDLTSAAKISMSQYAPDAEL; from the coding sequence GTGATCGACATCCTCGAGCACATCAACGCGGTCCAACGCGAGGTCAGCCGCACCGGCGAGACCGCGACGGTGCTGATGCGCCGCTCGTACCAGGCCGAGCCGGCGGAGGTGTGGGACGCCCTCACGGACCCCGACCGGATGAAGCGATGGTTCATGCCCGTCTCCGGCAACCTCGAGGTCGGCGGCTCCTTCCAGCTGGAGGGCAACGCCGGCGGCGAGATCCTGGAGTGCGAGCCGCCCAAGCGGTTCAAGGTGACCTTTGGTGGCCCCAACAGTCTCCTCGAGCTGCGTTTGCTGCCCGGAGCGCACGCGTCGACCGAGCTGGAGCTCGAGCACTCGATGAGCGAGGCCCCGGCGCCCGGCGGCGCGGGCGCGCTCTGGGTCGGCCCGGGCTGGGACGGCGGTCTGCTCGGCCTCGCGCTCTACGTCACCGGCGAGCTGCCGGCGGACACCGACCCGGCCGAGATGGCCAACTCCGCCGAGGTGATCAGCTACAACGAGCAGTCCGTCCGGGCCTGGATCGAAGCCATCCGCGCCTCCGGCACGACGACGGAGGAGGACCTGACCTCCGCGGCCAAGATCTCGATGTCGCAATACGCTCCCGACGCCGAGCTCTGA
- the ettA gene encoding energy-dependent translational throttle protein EttA, which produces MAEFIYTLRNVRKAHGDKVVLDNVTLNFLTGAKIGVVGPNGTGKSSLFKIMAGLDQPSNGEARLAEGATVGILLQEPPLTEGKTVLENVQEGVGDTKQKLDRFNEISAELADPDADYDTLLAEMGDLQTELDHRNAWDIDAQLEQAMDALRCPPPDAIVDKLSGGERRRVALCKLLLQQPDLLLLDEPTNHLDAESVQWLEQHLQKYPGAVMAITHDRYFLDNVAEWILELDRGRTYGYEGNYSKYLETKKARLVVEGQKDAKRQKILERELEWVRSNAKGRQSKSKARLQRYEELAAEAERAKKLDIDEINIPPGPRLGSTVLEVSKLEKGFGDRKLIDGLSFSLPRAGIVGIVGPNGVGKSTLFRMIVGEEQPDAGSLKLGETVKISYVDQSRGGLDPKKTVWQQVSDELDFIKVAHFEMPSRAYVASFGFKGPDQQKPTGVLSGGERNRLNLALTLKMGGNLLLLDEPTNDLDVETLQSLEDALLEFPGCAVVVSHDRWFLDRVATHILAWEGTDDDPAKWFWFEGNFASYEANKVERLGPEAARPHRVTHRKLTRD; this is translated from the coding sequence ATGGCGGAATTCATCTACACGCTTCGCAACGTCCGGAAGGCGCACGGTGACAAGGTCGTTCTCGACAACGTCACCTTGAACTTCCTCACCGGCGCGAAGATCGGCGTGGTCGGGCCCAACGGCACCGGTAAGTCCTCGCTGTTCAAGATCATGGCGGGGCTCGACCAGCCCTCCAACGGCGAGGCGCGGCTGGCGGAAGGGGCGACGGTCGGGATCCTGCTGCAGGAGCCTCCGTTGACCGAGGGCAAGACCGTGCTGGAGAACGTGCAGGAAGGGGTCGGCGACACCAAGCAGAAGCTCGACCGCTTCAACGAGATCTCCGCCGAGCTGGCCGACCCGGACGCCGACTACGACACGCTGCTGGCCGAGATGGGTGACCTGCAGACCGAGCTCGACCACCGCAACGCCTGGGACATCGACGCCCAGCTGGAGCAGGCGATGGACGCGCTGCGTTGTCCGCCGCCGGATGCGATCGTCGACAAGCTCTCCGGTGGTGAGCGTCGCCGGGTCGCGCTGTGCAAGCTCCTGCTGCAGCAGCCCGATCTCCTGCTGCTCGACGAGCCCACCAACCATCTGGACGCCGAGTCCGTGCAGTGGCTGGAGCAGCACCTGCAGAAGTACCCGGGTGCCGTCATGGCGATCACCCACGACCGGTACTTCCTGGACAACGTGGCCGAGTGGATCCTCGAGCTCGACCGCGGCCGGACGTACGGCTACGAGGGCAACTACTCGAAGTACCTGGAGACCAAGAAGGCGCGTCTGGTCGTCGAGGGTCAGAAGGACGCGAAGCGGCAGAAGATCCTGGAGCGCGAGCTCGAGTGGGTCCGGTCGAACGCGAAGGGCCGGCAGTCCAAGAGCAAGGCCCGTCTGCAGCGGTACGAGGAGCTGGCCGCCGAGGCCGAGCGCGCCAAGAAGCTGGACATCGACGAGATCAACATCCCGCCGGGTCCGCGTCTGGGCAGCACGGTGCTCGAGGTCAGCAAGCTGGAGAAGGGCTTCGGTGACCGCAAGCTGATCGACGGCCTGAGCTTCAGCCTCCCTCGCGCCGGCATCGTCGGCATCGTCGGTCCGAACGGCGTCGGCAAGTCGACGCTGTTCCGGATGATCGTCGGCGAGGAGCAGCCGGACGCCGGCAGCCTGAAGCTGGGCGAGACGGTCAAGATCTCGTACGTCGACCAGTCGCGCGGGGGCCTGGACCCGAAGAAGACGGTCTGGCAGCAGGTGTCCGACGAGCTCGACTTCATCAAGGTCGCGCACTTCGAGATGCCGAGCCGCGCGTACGTCGCGTCGTTCGGCTTCAAGGGCCCGGACCAGCAGAAGCCGACCGGCGTCCTGTCCGGTGGTGAGCGGAACCGGCTGAACCTGGCGCTGACGCTGAAGATGGGCGGCAACCTGCTGCTGCTCGACGAGCCGACCAACGACCTGGACGTCGAGACCCTGCAGTCGCTGGAGGATGCGCTGCTGGAGTTCCCGGGCTGTGCGGTGGTCGTGTCCCACGACCGGTGGTTCCTGGACCGCGTGGCGACCCACATCCTCGCCTGGGAAGGCACCGACGACGACCCGGCCAAGTGGTTCTGGTTCGAGGGCAACTTCGCGTCGTACGAGGCGAACAAGGTCGAGCGGCTCGGCCCGGAGGCGGCTCGCCCGCACCGCGTCACCCACCGTAAGCTCACCCGCGACTGA
- a CDS encoding SRPBCC domain-containing protein produces the protein MIDPELDLTVERVIRAPRATVWNAWTDPAKFAQWWVPAPAVCRVERLEVRPGGAMVTQLSEDGTQFVPHLDASFLVVEEIERLVFTNAIDSSWRPASPEPFLMTAEVILAEHPDGTDYRIIVRHGTSAARAQHEELGFADGWGTVTKQLATLAERENR, from the coding sequence ATGATTGATCCCGAGCTGGATCTGACCGTCGAGCGGGTGATCCGAGCGCCGCGGGCGACCGTCTGGAACGCCTGGACCGATCCCGCGAAGTTCGCGCAGTGGTGGGTGCCGGCGCCGGCGGTGTGCCGGGTCGAGCGGCTCGAGGTTCGTCCGGGCGGCGCGATGGTGACGCAGTTGAGCGAGGACGGGACGCAGTTCGTACCGCATCTCGATGCGAGTTTCCTCGTGGTCGAGGAGATCGAGCGGCTGGTGTTCACCAATGCGATCGACAGCAGTTGGCGTCCCGCCAGTCCGGAGCCGTTCCTGATGACGGCAGAGGTGATTCTCGCGGAGCATCCCGACGGCACGGACTACCGCATCATCGTGCGCCACGGGACATCGGCCGCCCGGGCGCAGCACGAGGAGTTGGGGTTCGCAGACGGGTGGGGCACGGTCACGAAGCAGTTGGCGACGCTTGCCGAGAGGGAGAACCGATGA
- a CDS encoding MarR family winged helix-turn-helix transcriptional regulator — MTSTREELTGEIQQRLIRFIAEVVLYNHAVSAKVGLGASDSQFMTLLQAYGPLTPRQLAEHTGLTSGTVTGVIDRLESHGFVTRRPDPGDRRKVVVTPSLEAIQDKLVPLYADQGERMHGVLASRSIEELQTISAFLNDSVAEAGG; from the coding sequence ATGACCAGTACTCGTGAAGAGCTCACCGGCGAGATCCAGCAACGGCTGATCCGATTCATCGCCGAAGTGGTGCTGTACAACCACGCCGTCTCCGCCAAGGTCGGACTCGGCGCGAGCGACTCGCAGTTCATGACGCTGCTGCAGGCATACGGGCCGCTGACACCGCGACAGCTCGCCGAGCACACCGGGCTGACCTCGGGCACCGTCACCGGCGTGATCGACCGGCTCGAGTCCCACGGCTTCGTCACCCGCCGGCCCGACCCCGGCGACCGGCGCAAGGTAGTCGTCACGCCGTCGCTGGAAGCGATCCAGGACAAGCTCGTCCCGCTGTACGCCGACCAGGGCGAACGGATGCACGGCGTACTCGCGAGCCGCAGCATCGAGGAGCTGCAGACGATCTCCGCGTTCCTGAACGACTCGGTCGCTGAAGCCGGCGGCTAA